The following proteins come from a genomic window of Gordonia westfalica:
- a CDS encoding ATPase, producing the protein MSGTDPRPANETTTTAIDDELDRIEREITIEATVERVWQFVSEPGWYINDNAITEHRIDRDGDLSTVHDPVHGAFVFRTVKLDEPRYAAFRWLADASDPQSESTLVEFWITDSGSGVILKVVESGFASLSGSEADRRAKFDGNVEGWKIELELARTHLAGNGSRA; encoded by the coding sequence ATGAGTGGGACCGATCCCCGACCTGCAAACGAAACGACGACAACCGCAATCGATGACGAACTCGATCGGATCGAGCGGGAGATCACCATCGAGGCGACCGTCGAGCGCGTGTGGCAGTTCGTCAGCGAACCCGGCTGGTACATCAACGACAACGCGATCACCGAACATCGCATCGACCGGGACGGCGACCTGTCGACGGTGCACGACCCGGTTCACGGCGCCTTCGTCTTCCGCACCGTGAAACTCGACGAACCGCGCTACGCGGCCTTCCGGTGGCTCGCCGACGCATCCGACCCGCAGTCGGAGTCGACGCTCGTCGAGTTCTGGATCACCGACTCCGGGTCCGGGGTGATCCTCAAGGTCGTCGAGTCGGGATTCGCCTCGCTGTCGGGTTCGGAGGCGGATCGGCGGGCCAAGTTCGACGGAAACGTCGAAGGGTGGAAGATCGAGCTCGAACTCGCACGTACCCACCTGGCCGGCAACGGTTCTCGTGCCTGA
- a CDS encoding galactan 5-O-arabinofuranosyltransferase, which produces MNVTRDGYGRTALALLTAVVVGAVVSIVGLKAIETVNWPAFNSSNVTRSLTTAGQVLAIAVLVVVALLYRYGKARVFIPFLSAAAMSAFVTVTIGMPLGATRLYLFGLSVDQEFRTEYLTRMTSSPRLADMTYPDLPPYYPAGWFWWGGRFANLLGQPGWEAYKPWAIVSMAVAAALGVILFNRMFGADRGVALGLAVTTMALLYASPEPYAAILVIVGVPMMIVLTYALRGRTRAADGPAGPLRGATSWPAVIAAGVFLGISAATYTLYTGLFALTAIVLACYFILLGWLAAGNKSMPHETVRAHRREIVVAVVGRLVSVGVIAGAIALLVWAPYLLKRLSSAPASGGTAEHYLPERAAVFPLPMFGVNLVGAITLIGLLWILLRFRTRTAAVAMGATVITVYLFCLLSMLMTAMGTTLLSFRLEPILVCALAAAGVFGVVDIAHWAVRRFGDVRVVVGAVAVLAAIAAAQSIPGHLGTEITTAYTDTDGYGERADARPAGAESYFREIDKLIGEQTGRPQTENVVLTADFGFLSIYPYWGFQGLTSHYANPLAEFDKRAAAIARWAKSDDTDQLVRHLDESPWKAPNVFLFRYSADGYTLRLAEDVYPNDPNVKRFTVTFDPTVFDDPRFEVTEVGPFVLVVRR; this is translated from the coding sequence GTGAACGTTACGAGGGACGGCTACGGCCGCACAGCCCTGGCTCTGCTGACGGCGGTGGTGGTCGGTGCGGTGGTGTCGATCGTCGGTCTCAAGGCGATCGAGACCGTCAACTGGCCGGCGTTCAACTCGTCGAACGTGACCCGGTCGCTGACGACCGCCGGTCAGGTCCTGGCGATCGCGGTACTGGTGGTCGTCGCGCTGCTGTACCGCTACGGCAAGGCGCGGGTGTTCATCCCGTTCCTGTCGGCGGCGGCGATGTCTGCGTTCGTGACGGTCACGATCGGAATGCCGTTGGGGGCAACGCGTCTCTATCTGTTCGGCCTGTCGGTCGACCAGGAGTTCCGCACCGAGTACCTGACGCGGATGACGTCGAGCCCTCGGCTCGCGGACATGACCTACCCCGACCTGCCGCCGTACTACCCGGCCGGTTGGTTCTGGTGGGGCGGGCGGTTCGCGAATCTGCTCGGCCAGCCCGGGTGGGAGGCCTACAAGCCCTGGGCGATCGTGTCGATGGCGGTGGCCGCGGCACTCGGCGTCATCCTGTTCAACCGGATGTTCGGCGCGGATCGTGGTGTGGCGCTGGGACTCGCGGTGACCACGATGGCGCTGCTGTACGCCTCGCCGGAGCCGTACGCCGCGATCCTGGTGATCGTCGGAGTGCCGATGATGATCGTCCTCACCTACGCACTGCGAGGACGTACGCGTGCCGCCGACGGCCCGGCCGGACCGCTTCGGGGCGCCACCAGTTGGCCGGCGGTGATCGCCGCCGGTGTCTTCCTGGGCATCTCGGCCGCCACGTACACGCTCTACACCGGGCTCTTCGCACTCACGGCGATCGTGCTGGCGTGCTACTTCATCCTCCTGGGCTGGCTGGCCGCGGGGAACAAGTCGATGCCGCACGAGACCGTCCGTGCGCACCGTCGCGAGATCGTGGTCGCCGTCGTCGGCCGTCTCGTCTCGGTGGGTGTGATCGCCGGAGCGATCGCCCTGCTGGTCTGGGCGCCGTACCTGCTGAAGCGCCTGTCCAGCGCTCCGGCGAGCGGCGGGACCGCCGAACACTATCTCCCCGAACGTGCAGCGGTGTTCCCGCTGCCCATGTTCGGCGTCAACCTTGTCGGCGCGATCACGCTGATCGGCCTGCTGTGGATCCTGCTGCGCTTCCGGACGCGCACCGCCGCGGTGGCCATGGGCGCCACCGTGATCACGGTGTACCTCTTCTGCCTGCTGTCGATGCTGATGACCGCGATGGGCACCACCCTGCTGTCCTTCCGGCTCGAACCGATCCTCGTCTGCGCACTCGCCGCGGCCGGTGTCTTCGGCGTCGTCGACATCGCCCACTGGGCCGTGCGCAGGTTCGGTGACGTGCGGGTCGTCGTGGGCGCGGTGGCCGTGCTCGCCGCGATCGCCGCGGCACAGAGCATCCCCGGCCATCTCGGCACGGAGATCACCACCGCGTACACCGACACCGACGGCTACGGCGAACGTGCCGACGCTCGTCCCGCCGGCGCCGAATCGTACTTCCGGGAGATCGACAAGCTCATCGGCGAGCAGACCGGCCGACCGCAGACCGAGAATGTCGTCCTCACCGCCGATTTCGGATTCCTGTCGATCTACCCGTACTGGGGTTTCCAGGGACTGACCTCGCACTACGCGAACCCGCTGGCCGAATTCGACAAGCGCGCCGCCGCCATCGCACGGTGGGCGAAGTCCGACGACACCGACCAGTTGGTCCGGCACCTCGACGAGTCACCGTGGAAGGCGCCCAACGTCTTCCTGTTCCGGTACAGCGCCGACGGGTACACGCTGCGCCTGGCCGAGGACGTCTACCCCAACGACCCGAATGTGAAGCGCTTCACCGTCACCTTCGATCCCACGGTCTTCGACGACCCGCGGTTCGAGGTCACCGAGGTGGGGCCGTTCGTCCTCGTCGTCCGAAGGTGA
- a CDS encoding ArsR/SmtB family transcription factor yields MPDVAPVEVFGALADESRWQILVRLGTEPASASTLATELPISRQAIAKHLKVLTDAGLVTATRVGREIRYEAVGSELSRIARHLDTIARGWDRRLAGIKKAVEGPPFT; encoded by the coding sequence GTGCCTGACGTCGCCCCGGTCGAGGTCTTCGGCGCTCTCGCCGACGAGAGTCGCTGGCAGATCCTCGTCAGATTGGGAACCGAACCGGCGTCGGCGTCGACCCTGGCGACCGAACTGCCGATCAGCCGTCAGGCGATCGCCAAGCACCTCAAGGTCCTGACCGACGCGGGTCTTGTCACCGCGACCCGCGTTGGCCGTGAGATCCGTTACGAGGCGGTCGGTTCGGAGCTATCGCGCATCGCGCGGCACCTGGACACGATCGCGCGCGGATGGGATCGCCGACTGGCCGGTATCAAGAAGGCCGTCGAGGGTCCGCCCTTCACCTAG
- a CDS encoding nitroreductase: MQYDEVILGRRSIRGFTPDPVPRELIEEILALAMRAPSSMNTQPWNFHVITGEPLDRIRAGNTERNLAGVPHSREFRTGAERFTGEHRDRQVGVAKQLFAAMGIARDDVEMRQDWVLRGFRQFDAPVCVIVTYDRILDGSDDTPFDCGAVSTALVNAAWSRGLGAVINSQGIMQSPVVREHAGIPDDQVIMKSIALGWPDETFPANAVVSERKSVEEAATFVGFDQ, translated from the coding sequence ATGCAGTACGACGAAGTGATTCTGGGACGTCGCAGCATTCGCGGCTTCACACCGGATCCCGTGCCCCGGGAACTGATCGAGGAGATTCTCGCGCTCGCCATGCGGGCTCCGTCCTCGATGAACACCCAGCCCTGGAACTTTCATGTGATCACGGGTGAACCGCTCGATCGCATCCGTGCGGGCAACACCGAACGCAACCTGGCCGGGGTGCCGCACTCCCGCGAGTTCCGCACCGGAGCGGAGCGATTCACGGGCGAACATCGTGATCGCCAGGTCGGCGTCGCGAAGCAGTTGTTCGCCGCGATGGGTATCGCTCGCGACGACGTGGAGATGCGGCAGGACTGGGTCCTCCGGGGATTTCGTCAGTTCGATGCCCCGGTCTGCGTGATCGTGACCTACGACCGCATCCTGGACGGCAGCGACGACACACCCTTCGACTGCGGTGCGGTCTCCACTGCGCTGGTGAACGCCGCCTGGTCCCGCGGTCTCGGCGCGGTGATCAACAGTCAAGGCATCATGCAGTCGCCCGTCGTCAGAGAACATGCCGGAATCCCGGACGATCAGGTGATCATGAAGAGCATCGCGCTGGGCTGGCCGGATGAGACATTCCCCGCCAATGCCGTGGTCTCCGAGCGCAAGTCGGTGGAGGAAGCCGCCACCTTCGTGGGTTTCGATCAGTAG
- the aroQ gene encoding type II 3-dehydroquinate dehydratase yields the protein MSDSTSDSAGTEPLPILLLNGPNLNTLGTREPAIYGSETLDDVVDLAERTASELGFGLRAAQTNHEGQMIDWIHESAGRISGIVINPGGWTHTSVALADALVVPGVPILEVHISNVHKREAFRHHSYVSPIAAGVIAGYGIRGYEFAIRRLAEIVG from the coding sequence ATGTCCGACTCCACGTCCGATTCGGCCGGTACCGAACCGCTGCCGATCCTGCTGCTCAACGGGCCGAACCTGAACACGCTCGGCACCCGGGAGCCCGCGATCTACGGCTCCGAGACCCTCGACGACGTCGTCGACCTCGCCGAGCGGACGGCGTCGGAACTGGGCTTCGGCCTGCGCGCCGCGCAGACCAACCACGAGGGGCAGATGATCGACTGGATTCACGAGTCGGCCGGAAGGATCAGCGGCATCGTGATCAACCCCGGCGGCTGGACCCACACCTCGGTGGCCCTCGCCGACGCCCTGGTGGTGCCCGGCGTGCCGATCCTCGAGGTGCACATCAGCAATGTGCACAAGCGCGAGGCGTTCCGGCACCACTCCTATGTCTCTCCCATCGCGGCGGGCGTCATCGCGGGCTACGGCATCCGCGGCTACGAGTTCGCCATCCGTCGGCTTGCGGAGATCGTCGGCTGA
- a CDS encoding alpha/beta fold hydrolase: protein MTGDNHLDSSPSPTFGSSEVGDTNTVADRWRAIAVDRGDAVAIRTPEQSITFEQATARVDDLARAIVDITAADTPVAVEIESDVDSVIAMLAVWCAGRPLVMVDPCLPEDRRATILRQSGAHLLTPSTGHDHELRDQTTAQPAVEPGPDDPAVLLFTSGSTGTPKGVVLAQRTPVNHARDGRRFMELGPDDRAAVLLPLSFGGGLDALAMSLLNGASMLLWDVRRRTTTGLREWLAAEGATTAHCTPSLLRSWLGELGAEDAVDSLRLLSTCGEPAHRSDVLLARETILPHGVFCCWAGASEVGNLAFNLFPPDREVEAGPLPVGIPASDKVVRIVDEDGSDLPTGSTGEVVVESAHVASGYHANPELTAARFSTLPDGRRRYRTGDLGRFDENGELALLGRGDDAIKIRGYLVEPLEVEAALRSLPWTIDAVVTADREEARLTAHVAVDPEKWSPSPAEIRHELGKTLTPWMIPRDIVVVAEIPRNERGKVDRGALPPPPPRPTPERPRGLTEMALHRFWSEILGLEPESFGRHDDFVELGGDSLAAAKMLSEVQHHLQLEVNTAMLSEAPTIAQFAQRIEAAAKERSKNASGATLIPLRKGTGDPIFLVAGAGSLATSLTPIVRALSGDRPVYAIQSRGVEKRGRADHSVRAAARRAIADIRSVQPHGPYQIGGYSLGGFIAVEVAARLTKAGETCHTVAVLDSVVDPVLAQRLSGDGPKVLQRIRDSLRSLTATKETLPDRTGADEENKPGGSPLQRAVQEIALKALVLTAGLVPLSTPVQWVVFFRLGTKMIRRHRPSPYSGPITVIRARTNTDDPALWRHFTSGKVEFLDIDGDHISMIRAPHATETARAIDQIIGDETD, encoded by the coding sequence ATGACCGGCGACAATCACCTGGATTCCAGTCCGTCTCCCACATTCGGATCATCCGAGGTCGGTGACACGAACACTGTCGCCGACCGGTGGCGCGCCATCGCCGTCGACCGTGGTGATGCGGTCGCGATCCGCACTCCGGAGCAGTCGATCACCTTCGAGCAGGCGACTGCGCGGGTGGATGATCTCGCCCGAGCGATCGTCGACATCACTGCCGCGGACACCCCGGTGGCCGTCGAGATCGAGTCCGACGTCGACTCGGTGATCGCGATGCTCGCGGTCTGGTGCGCCGGGCGTCCGCTCGTCATGGTCGATCCGTGCCTGCCCGAGGATCGACGCGCGACCATCCTGCGACAGTCCGGAGCGCACCTCCTCACCCCTTCGACCGGACATGATCACGAGTTGCGGGACCAGACCACCGCGCAGCCCGCAGTCGAACCCGGACCCGACGATCCGGCAGTTCTCCTGTTCACCTCTGGCTCGACCGGCACCCCCAAAGGCGTGGTGCTCGCGCAGCGGACACCGGTCAACCATGCGCGCGACGGTCGCCGGTTCATGGAGCTCGGTCCCGACGATCGTGCGGCGGTACTGCTCCCGCTGAGCTTCGGCGGCGGACTGGACGCGCTCGCGATGAGCCTGCTCAACGGCGCGTCGATGCTGCTCTGGGATGTCCGGCGCCGCACGACCACCGGCCTCCGGGAATGGCTGGCCGCCGAAGGCGCCACCACGGCTCACTGCACGCCGTCGCTGCTCCGGTCGTGGCTCGGTGAGCTCGGCGCCGAGGACGCCGTCGACTCCCTGCGTCTGCTGTCCACCTGCGGCGAACCCGCGCACCGCTCCGACGTCCTGCTCGCGCGGGAGACGATCCTTCCGCACGGCGTGTTCTGTTGCTGGGCAGGCGCATCCGAGGTCGGCAATCTCGCCTTCAATCTGTTTCCCCCGGATCGGGAGGTCGAAGCCGGTCCGCTGCCCGTCGGCATCCCGGCGTCGGACAAGGTCGTCCGCATCGTCGACGAGGACGGCAGCGACCTGCCGACGGGCTCCACCGGCGAGGTCGTCGTCGAATCCGCTCATGTCGCATCCGGTTACCACGCGAATCCGGAGCTGACCGCGGCCCGGTTCAGCACGCTGCCCGATGGCCGCAGGCGTTATCGCACCGGCGATCTCGGCCGTTTCGACGAGAACGGCGAACTCGCACTCCTCGGCCGCGGCGATGACGCGATCAAGATCCGTGGCTACCTGGTCGAACCCCTGGAAGTGGAGGCCGCGCTGCGGTCGCTGCCCTGGACGATCGACGCCGTGGTCACCGCCGATCGCGAGGAAGCCCGGCTCACCGCGCACGTCGCCGTCGACCCGGAGAAGTGGTCGCCGTCCCCGGCGGAGATCCGCCACGAGCTCGGAAAGACGCTCACGCCGTGGATGATCCCGCGGGACATCGTCGTGGTCGCCGAGATCCCCCGCAACGAGCGCGGCAAGGTCGACCGTGGCGCCCTACCGCCTCCCCCGCCGCGGCCGACACCCGAACGGCCGCGCGGCCTGACCGAGATGGCGCTGCACCGGTTCTGGAGCGAGATCCTGGGTCTGGAACCCGAATCCTTCGGGCGTCACGACGACTTCGTCGAACTGGGCGGCGACTCACTCGCCGCGGCCAAGATGCTCTCCGAGGTGCAGCATCATCTCCAGCTGGAGGTGAACACGGCGATGCTCTCCGAGGCACCGACGATCGCGCAGTTCGCCCAGCGGATCGAGGCCGCCGCGAAGGAGCGGTCGAAGAACGCCTCCGGTGCCACGCTGATCCCGTTGCGGAAGGGCACCGGCGACCCGATCTTCCTCGTGGCCGGGGCCGGCAGTCTCGCGACGAGTCTGACGCCGATCGTCCGCGCACTCTCCGGAGACCGACCGGTCTACGCGATCCAGTCGCGCGGCGTCGAAAAGCGTGGACGCGCGGATCATTCCGTCCGCGCCGCGGCGCGTCGTGCGATCGCCGACATCCGATCGGTCCAGCCCCACGGCCCGTACCAGATCGGCGGATACTCGCTGGGCGGGTTCATCGCCGTCGAGGTCGCGGCGCGGCTCACCAAGGCCGGCGAGACCTGCCACACGGTCGCCGTACTCGATTCGGTCGTCGACCCGGTTCTGGCGCAGCGCCTTTCCGGGGACGGACCGAAAGTTCTACAGCGCATCCGCGATTCGTTGCGCTCCCTCACCGCCACGAAGGAGACGCTGCCCGACCGGACCGGGGCCGACGAGGAGAACAAGCCCGGCGGTTCCCCGCTGCAGCGTGCCGTGCAAGAGATCGCCCTCAAGGCCCTGGTTCTCACCGCGGGCCTCGTCCCGTTGTCCACCCCGGTGCAGTGGGTCGTTTTCTTCCGGCTCGGCACCAAGATGATCCGACGGCATCGGCCGAGCCCCTACTCGGGTCCGATCACGGTCATCAGGGCGCGCACCAACACCGACGACCCCGCACTGTGGCGTCACTTCACCTCGGGCAAGGTCGAGTTCCTCGACATCGACGGCGACCACATCTCGATGATCCGCGCACCCCACGCCACGGAGACCGCACGGGCGATCGACCAGATCATCGGCGACGAGACAGACTGA
- a CDS encoding MBL fold metallo-hydrolase yields MRSPLRTRPMEITRIDGDSSTTHFVHTDVVNWVLLEEDGELTLIDGGYPGQAGQVVESINRIGRRPEDIRGALLTHAHVDHLGGLAKLQSRYGFPVYMDPVEVDHALRHHLQQANALDLAPLAGTRRLWFWLAKTMPLGVLSRAGLSAATAFPETLDLPGSPVPMASHGHTDGHSAFLVADGEALVSGDALVSGHEVSAITGPQCIPSPFQHDQATARRSVERFTELDADLLLAGHGPLYRGGVADAARRALGY; encoded by the coding sequence ATGCGATCACCCCTCCGCACCCGGCCGATGGAGATCACGCGCATCGACGGCGACTCGTCGACAACGCATTTCGTCCACACCGACGTCGTGAACTGGGTGCTGTTGGAGGAGGACGGTGAGCTCACGCTCATCGACGGCGGCTATCCCGGGCAGGCCGGGCAGGTCGTCGAGTCGATCAACCGGATCGGCCGACGCCCCGAGGACATCCGCGGGGCGCTGCTCACCCACGCGCACGTCGATCATCTCGGTGGGCTCGCGAAGTTGCAGTCGCGGTACGGATTCCCGGTCTACATGGATCCCGTCGAGGTCGATCACGCCCTGCGCCATCATCTTCAGCAGGCCAACGCGCTGGACCTCGCCCCGCTGGCCGGCACCCGACGCCTGTGGTTCTGGCTCGCGAAGACGATGCCCCTGGGCGTGCTGAGTCGCGCCGGACTGTCGGCGGCAACGGCGTTCCCGGAGACCCTCGACCTGCCGGGTTCGCCGGTGCCGATGGCCAGCCACGGGCACACCGACGGGCACAGCGCCTTTCTGGTGGCCGACGGCGAGGCGCTGGTCTCCGGCGATGCATTGGTCAGTGGTCACGAGGTGTCGGCGATCACCGGACCACAGTGCATCCCGTCGCCGTTCCAGCACGATCAGGCCACCGCACGTCGAAGCGTCGAACGCTTCACCGAACTCGACGCCGACCTGCTGCTGGCCGGACACGGTCCGCTGTATCGCGGCGGTGTCGCCGACGCGGCGCGCCGAGCGCTCGGCTACTGA
- a CDS encoding arabinosyltransferase domain-containing protein codes for MPAQTVRRARIVAIVTGLLGFLLALATPLMPVEQKTAEISWPQNGQIGSVASPLIGYTPVDLDVTIPCAAVDDLPPGGSVLLSTTPKQAEKSAERGLFIRKTGAADAPADRQGVEVVIRNVPLVSASLSDIRSQDCREIVVHADSDAVTAEFVGMTNDAGDPLEGTTEDKEAFKYWPDQRPQVTGIFTDLSGPAAEIAGLDAHVTVDSRYNTAPTISKWLVIIVGVASTLLSLAALAALDATDGRRHRRIFPARWWRLNARDYLVIGALILWHMIGPNTSDDGYLLTMSRVAQDSDYTANYFRWYGAPEAPFGWYYQVFGLLSHVSVASPWMRLPALVCGILVWLIVSHEVLPRLGRAAITRPMVAWTAAFAFLACWFPFNNGLRPEPIICLGALLTWCSVERAIATGRMLPAAVACLVGAFSIAAGPTGLLAVAALIAGARPMIMALIKRARVITGDSTSRHALRWSFVALIAPILAAGSVVVFVVFSNLTLRSFSEASSMKTALGPSMNWYNELGRYSALFAFSADGSIARRFAVLAMILGLVVSAAVLIRKNRIPGTAIGPTRRIVAITFASLVFLMFTPTKWTHHFGVFAGIAAALAAIAAIAASQQSMHSRRNRTLFCALVLFVGGLAFTAPNSYYYYSAWGMPWGTQQVTIGGVMLGSVLLYGSLALLLVALWFHFREPFTGTDPHSADEGPAEPVDTSDQRWYRRLFASMAAAPLAYLAMAVVVFQIITAIFAGIHQSSSYSVPRSNLAAVAGKPCGMADKVWVESDPNRDMLRPVDSSLTNPLGGPAPAPGASPATSGFSPNGVPLDLSSTASEGSLGVLSGNVWADPKILNSNPGGTGGGEIAEPGVNGSTAALPFFLDPKTTPVMGSYSKLDQVPARLTSGWYELPKDWRDRPLLTMSVAGEYDNPNVMLEYTSDPIGADTTDADLTAAGETELIDPGPRPAWRNLRYNTDELPSDTTAVRIVATDDNLNEDRFIVLTPPRVPQMETLQDVVGSTDPVHIDWTSGLGFPCQRPFTHDVGVAEIPEWRIKPGSDLAAAVSAWQNSFGGGPLGWIEVSQQATALPTYLMADIGRDWGALERYEPYGAVDTLADIETGTQTRSGLWSPAPIRH; via the coding sequence GTGCCAGCGCAGACCGTTCGACGAGCGAGGATCGTCGCCATAGTCACCGGCCTGCTCGGGTTCCTGCTCGCGCTCGCCACGCCGCTGATGCCGGTCGAGCAGAAGACCGCCGAGATCAGCTGGCCCCAGAACGGACAGATCGGTTCCGTCGCCTCCCCGCTCATCGGCTACACCCCCGTCGACCTCGACGTCACGATCCCGTGCGCGGCGGTCGACGACCTGCCTCCCGGTGGGTCGGTCCTGCTGTCGACCACACCCAAGCAGGCGGAGAAGTCGGCCGAACGCGGCCTGTTCATCCGCAAGACCGGGGCCGCCGACGCCCCCGCCGACCGCCAGGGCGTCGAGGTGGTCATCCGCAACGTTCCGCTGGTCTCGGCGAGCCTCTCCGACATCCGCTCCCAGGACTGCCGCGAGATCGTCGTGCACGCCGATTCCGATGCGGTGACAGCCGAATTCGTCGGGATGACCAACGATGCGGGCGACCCGCTCGAGGGCACCACCGAGGACAAAGAGGCCTTCAAGTACTGGCCCGACCAGCGACCGCAGGTCACCGGCATCTTCACCGACCTGTCCGGCCCGGCGGCCGAGATCGCCGGTCTCGACGCGCATGTCACCGTCGACTCCCGCTACAACACGGCCCCGACCATCTCCAAGTGGCTGGTCATCATCGTCGGCGTCGCCTCGACCCTGCTCTCGCTCGCCGCACTGGCCGCTCTCGACGCGACCGACGGACGTCGTCATCGCCGCATCTTCCCGGCCCGTTGGTGGCGCCTCAACGCACGCGACTACTTGGTGATCGGTGCGCTGATCCTCTGGCACATGATCGGCCCCAACACCTCCGACGACGGCTACCTGCTGACGATGTCGCGGGTGGCGCAGGACAGTGACTACACCGCCAATTACTTCCGCTGGTACGGCGCACCGGAGGCCCCGTTCGGCTGGTACTACCAGGTCTTCGGGTTGCTCAGCCATGTCTCGGTGGCCAGCCCCTGGATGCGACTGCCGGCACTCGTGTGCGGAATCCTGGTGTGGCTCATCGTGAGTCACGAGGTCCTCCCGCGGCTCGGACGCGCCGCGATCACGCGCCCGATGGTGGCGTGGACCGCTGCCTTCGCCTTCCTCGCCTGCTGGTTCCCGTTCAACAACGGTCTGCGTCCCGAGCCGATCATCTGCCTCGGCGCGCTCCTCACCTGGTGTTCGGTCGAGCGCGCCATCGCCACCGGTCGCATGCTGCCCGCCGCGGTGGCCTGCCTGGTCGGCGCGTTCAGCATCGCCGCCGGTCCCACCGGCCTGCTCGCGGTCGCGGCGCTGATCGCCGGCGCACGGCCGATGATCATGGCGCTGATCAAACGCGCCCGGGTGATCACCGGCGACTCGACCTCGCGCCACGCGCTGAGATGGTCGTTCGTCGCACTGATCGCACCGATCCTGGCCGCCGGGAGCGTCGTGGTCTTCGTGGTGTTCTCGAACCTGACGCTGCGCTCGTTCTCCGAGGCGTCGAGCATGAAGACCGCCCTCGGGCCGTCGATGAACTGGTACAACGAGCTGGGCCGCTACTCGGCGCTGTTCGCCTTCTCCGCCGACGGCTCCATCGCACGACGCTTCGCGGTCCTGGCGATGATCCTCGGCCTCGTGGTGTCCGCGGCGGTCCTGATCCGCAAGAACCGCATCCCCGGCACCGCGATCGGACCCACCCGGCGCATCGTCGCGATCACCTTCGCCTCGCTGGTGTTCCTCATGTTCACGCCGACCAAGTGGACCCATCACTTCGGCGTGTTCGCCGGGATCGCCGCCGCGCTGGCGGCCATCGCCGCGATCGCCGCCAGTCAGCAGTCGATGCACTCACGACGCAACCGCACCCTGTTCTGCGCGTTGGTCCTGTTCGTCGGCGGCCTGGCGTTCACCGCACCGAACTCGTATTACTACTACTCGGCCTGGGGAATGCCCTGGGGAACCCAGCAGGTGACGATCGGCGGAGTGATGCTCGGCAGCGTCCTGCTCTACGGGTCGCTCGCACTGCTCCTCGTCGCGCTGTGGTTCCACTTCCGCGAACCGTTCACCGGCACCGATCCGCATTCGGCAGACGAGGGTCCTGCGGAACCCGTCGACACCTCCGACCAGCGCTGGTACCGGCGGCTGTTCGCCTCGATGGCGGCCGCACCCCTCGCATACCTCGCGATGGCGGTCGTCGTCTTCCAGATCATCACCGCGATCTTCGCGGGCATCCACCAGAGCTCGTCGTATTCGGTCCCGCGGTCCAACCTGGCCGCGGTCGCCGGCAAGCCGTGCGGGATGGCCGACAAGGTGTGGGTGGAGTCCGACCCCAACCGCGACATGCTGCGCCCGGTCGACTCGTCGCTGACCAATCCTCTCGGCGGACCGGCACCGGCACCGGGCGCCTCCCCGGCGACCTCGGGATTCTCACCGAACGGCGTTCCCCTGGACCTGTCGTCGACCGCCAGCGAAGGCTCGCTGGGCGTGCTGTCCGGCAATGTCTGGGCGGACCCGAAGATCCTGAACTCCAACCCCGGCGGCACCGGCGGCGGCGAGATCGCCGAACCCGGCGTCAACGGCAGCACCGCGGCCCTGCCGTTCTTCCTCGACCCGAAGACCACTCCGGTCATGGGCAGCTACTCCAAGCTCGACCAGGTCCCGGCGCGTCTCACCTCCGGCTGGTACGAGCTCCCGAAGGACTGGCGTGACCGTCCGCTGCTGACGATGTCGGTGGCCGGCGAGTACGACAACCCGAACGTGATGCTCGAGTACACCTCGGACCCGATCGGGGCAGACACCACCGACGCCGACCTGACCGCAGCCGGGGAGACCGAACTCATCGACCCGGGCCCGCGCCCGGCCTGGCGCAACCTGCGCTACAACACCGACGAGTTGCCTTCCGACACCACCGCGGTCCGCATCGTCGCCACCGACGACAACCTCAACGAGGACCGGTTCATCGTGCTGACCCCGCCGCGGGTGCCGCAGATGGAGACCCTGCAGGACGTCGTCGGCAGCACCGACCCGGTGCACATCGACTGGACGTCGGGCCTCGGGTTCCCGTGCCAGCGGCCGTTCACCCACGACGTCGGCGTCGCCGAGATCCCCGAGTGGCGGATCAAGCCGGGGTCGGATCTCGCCGCGGCCGTGTCGGCGTGGCAGAACAGCTTCGGCGGCGGTCCGCTCGGCTGGATCGAGGTGTCCCAACAGGCGACCGCACTGCCCACCTATCTGATGGCCGACATCGGACGCGACTGGGGCGCCCTGGAACGATACGAGCCGTACGGCGCCGTGGACACCCTCGCCGACATCGAGACCGGCACCCAGACCCGCAGCGGTCTGTGGAGTCCGGCGCCCATCCGGCACTGA